The Streptomyces sp. JB150 genomic interval CGTCGAAGCACGCGCCCACGCGCGGGCGGGAGACGCCCAGGCGGCCGGCGCGGCCCTGAAGGCGGCCGAGAGCTGGCTGGAGCGCGCCCGCCCCGGCGACCACGACCCGTCCTGGCTCGCCTTCTACTCCTACGACCGCTTCGCCGCCGACGCGGCCGAGTGCTACCGCGACCTGAAGGCCCCCCGGCAGGTCCGCCGCTTCACCGAGCAGGCCCTGTCGAAACCCACCGAGGAGTTCGTGCGCTCGCACGGGCTGCGGCTGCTCGTCGGCGCGGTCGCCGAACTGGAGTCCGGGAACCTGGACGCGGCCTGCGCCCAGGGCGTCCGCGCGGTGGAGGTCGCCGGGCGGATATCGTCCGCGCGGACCACGGAGTACGTGAAGGACCTCCTGCACCGCCTGGAGCCGTACGGCGACGAGCCGCGCGTCGTGGAGCTGCGCGAGCGGGCCCGCCCGCTGCTGATGGCCCCGGCGTGACGCCGGTCGCGCGGCATCCCGCCTCCCGGGTGTGAGGGCATTGTCAGTGGCGCGGTGCACTATCGGAGCCGGGAGGTGGCACAGGTGCGGAAGATCGCCTACGACTGTGACGTGCTGGTGATCGGCGGCGGGATCGTCGGCCTGTCGACGGCGTACGCGATCACGCGCCGGGCACCGGGCACGCACGTGACGGTGCTGGAGAAGGAGGCGGGCCCGGCCCGGCACCAGACGGGCCGCAACAGCGGCGTCATCCACAGCGGCATCTACTACCGCCCCGGCTCCCTCAAGGCGCGGTACGCGGTCCGCGGCGCCGCCGAGCTGGTCAAGTTCTGCGCCGAGTACGACATCGCGCACGCCGTCACCGGCAAGCTGATCGTCGCCACCGACCGCGCCGAGCTGCCCCGCCTGCACGCCCTGGTGCAGCGCGGCCGGGAGAACGGCATACCGGTGCGCGAGCTGGGCGCGGCCCAGATCGCGGAGTACGAGCCGCAGGTGCGCGGCCTCGCCGCCATACACGTCGGCACGACCGGGATCTGCGACTTCACCGGCGTCGCCCGCCGGCTGGCCGACGCGTCCGGCGCGGAGATCCGCTACGGCGCCCGCGTGGTCCGGGTGGACCGCCGCCCGGAGCTGGGCGTGGCCGTGCGGACGGCCGACGGCACGGTCGTGCGGGCGCGCGTGCTGGTGAACTGCGCCGGGCTGCACTGCGACGAGATCGCCCGGTTGACGGGGGACGACCCGCAGATGCGGATCATCCCGTTCCGTGGCGAGTACTACGACCTGCGCCGCCCCGAGCTGGTGCGGGGCCTGGTCTACCCCGTCCCCGACCCGGCGTTCCCGTTCCTCGGCGTCCACCTCACCCGCGGCATCGACGGCAGCGTCCACGTCGGCCCCAACGCGGTCCCCGCCCTGGCCCGCGAGGGGTACGGCTGGGGTGTCGTGCGGCCCCGCGAGCTGGGCACCACCCTGGCCTGGCCCGGCGCCTGGCAGCTGGCCCGCCGCCACTGGCGGTACGGGGCGGGGGAGCTGCGCCGGTCGCTGTCCAAGGCGGCGTTCACCGAGGCCGTCCGCAGACTGCTGCCCGCCGTCACCGCGGCGGACCTGGAGCCTGCGGCGGCCGGGGTACGCGCGCAGGCCGTGCTGCGCGACGGCACGCTGGCCGACGACTTCCTCATCCAGGAGGCCCCCCGCACGGTGCACGTCCTCAACGCCCCCTCCCCCGCCGCGACGGCGTCCCTGCCCATCGGCCGGGAGGTCGCCCGCCGCGCGCTGGCAGCCCTGGAGGAGCGCTGAGCACCGCACCGGCCCCCGCGAGGCGACCCCGTAGACTCGATGCCACTGTGTCTGACTCCCTGAACGCCGCCCCCGCCCCCCGCCGCCCCAAGGGCGCGCCCCGGTTCCCCGAGGGTCCCCAGGCGGACCCCGCCGGTTCGCACTTCGAGCGGCGCATCCGGAGTTTCCAGCCGCGGCGCAGCCGGGTGACCGCGGGGCAGGCGGACGCGCTCAGGCGGCTGTGGCCCCGGTGGGGCTTCGACATCGACGGCTCCCGGGTCCTCGACCTCGCCGAGCTGTTCGGGAACGGCAACCCGGTCGTCCTGGAGATCGGCTTCGGCATGGGCGAGGCCACCGCCCAGATGGCGGCCGCCGACCCCGGCACCAACATCCTCGCGGTGGACGTGCACACCCCCGGCCAGGGCAATCTGCTCGGCCTCGCCGACCGGGGCGGCCTGACCAACATCCGGGTGGGCAACGGCGACGCCATCATCCTGCTGCGCGAGATGCTCGCCCCGGACTCCCTTGACGGCCTGCGCGTCTACTTCCCCGACCCGTGGCCCAAGAAGCGCCACCACAAGCGGCGGCTGATCCAGCCGGCGTTCCTCAGCCTCGCCGCGACCCGGCTGAGGCCCGGCGCGCTGCTGCACTGCGCCACCGACTGGGAGCCGTACGCGGAGCAGATGCTCGAGGTCCTCACCGCGCACCCGGACTTCGAGAACACGCAGCCCGACGGCGGTTTCGCGCCCCGCCCGGAGTTCCGCCCGCTGACCCGTTTCGAGGGTCAGGGACTGGACAAGGGTCATGTCGTGAACGACCTGCTCTTCCGCCGCGTACCACACACAACGTCAGCTCAGCCTCCCGCCGACGCCTGATCCACCGCGGGCGGCTCCGTCCCTCGTAAGGGTCAATGCCGTGGCCAGCAGTCCCCCGTACCCCATGCCCCCCGGTGAAGCCGTCCCCGGTGCTCCCGCAGCCGGTGCCCCCGTCCCCGGGGCGCACCGGCCCGCGCACTGGTGGCAGCGTCCCTGGGTGCGCTACGGCGCGCTCATCACCCTGCTCGCGCTGTCCGGGCTCGTCATCCTCGCCCTGGTGCGCGAGGAGACCGGCACCGAGGGGTTCCTGGTGGGGCTGGGGCTGGCGGTCCTGCCCGTCCCGCTGCTCGTCGCCGCCTTCCGCTGGCTGGACCGGGTGGAGCCGGGCCCCTGGCGGAACCTGGTCTTCGCGTTCGCCTGGGGGGCCTGCGCCGCGGCGCTGATCGCGATCGTGGCCAACAGCTTCGCGACCCAGTGGATAGCCACGGCGACCGCCGACCCGGCCGGCGCGGACACCCTCGGGGCCACCGTCATAGCGCCGGTCGTGGAGGAGTCCGCCAAGGCGGCCGCGATCCTGCTGCTCTTCCTCTTCCGCAGGCGGGACTTCACGGGAATCGTCGACGGCGTGGTCATAGCCGGGGTGACCGCGACCGGCTTCGCGTTCACCGAGAACATCCTCTACCTCGGCACCGCCTTCGGCACCGACCAGATGCAGGGCGACAGCGGCATCGCCTCCGTCACCGCCGCCACCTTCTTCGTGCGCATCGTGATGTCCCCGTTCGCGCACCCCCTGTTCACCGTTTTCACCGGCATCGGCTTCGGCATCGCCGCCCTGTCCGGGCCCCGGCAGCGGACGCGCCGCCTGCTGCTGCCGCCGTGCGGCCTGCTGCTCGCGATGGGCATGCACGCGCTGTGGAACGGCTCCGCGAGCTTCGGCGGCTTCGCGTTCCTCGCGGTGTACGCCGCGTTCATGGTGCCCGCGTTCGGGCTGCTGACCTGGCTGGTGATCTGGACCCGACAGCGGGAGCTGCGCACCGTCCGCGAGGAGCTGCCCGCGTACGTGGCCGCCGGCTGGCTGGGTCCGGCGGAGCCGTTCGCGCTCGGCTCGATGCGGGCCCGCCGGCTGGCCCGCGACCACGCCCGGCACCACCTCGGCAAACCGGCGGCCCGCGCGGTCACCGAGTACGAGGCGTACGCGACGTCGCTGGCGTTCCTGCGGCACCGGGGGCGGCGCGGCCGGGCCGGCGCGGACTTCGTCCCGCGGGAGCGGGAGCTGCTGCACGAGCTGTGGCGCCGCCGGGAGGCCGCCCGTCCGGCCCTGGAGTACGCGGCGCGGATGACGGCGCCGCCGGTGCCGGTGATGATGCCGTGGCCTCCGCAGCCGGGACCGGGGGCGCCGTACCCGGCCTACCCGGCGTACCAACCGCCGCACCCCGTGCAGCGGACGCCGCAGACCGTCTACCAGGCGCCGTATCCGGCCTGGAACCCGTACCGGACGTGACCGGACGGCGGGCCGCTGACCGGCAGCCCTGACGTCGGGGGGTTGCCGTCAGGACCGCCGGGGACCGGGAGTAGGACGAAGAGAAGCGGAACAGAAGGACGGGTGCGTCAGGGGGTGAGGCCCTTGCTCCGCAGCCAGGCCATCGGGTCCAGCGCGCCGCCGGCGGCGGTGTGGACCTCCATGTGCAGATGCGCGCCGCTGACGTTGCCCGTGGCGCCCACGCGGCCGATGACCTCGCCCGTGGTGACCTTCTGGCCCACGCTGACGCCGATCGACGACTGGTGGGCGTAGAGGATCTCGGTGCCGTCCTCCAGGGTGAGGACGGTCTTGTAGCCGTACGGCCCGTCCCAGCCGGCCTCCGTGATGGTGCCGGAGTGGACGGCCTTGATGAGGGTGCCGGTGGGCGCGGCGAAGTCGAGGCCGGTGTGGTAGCCGGAGGACCACATGGCGCCGGCCTGGCCGTAGCTCGCGGTGAGGACGTACGACGAGGTCGGCAGCGTGTACTGCTTGGCCAGCTCGGCCAGGCGCTCCGCCTCGGCCTTTTTGCGGGCCTCCTCCTCGGCGGCCTTCTTCGCGGCGGCGGCCTTGGCCTCGGCCTCCTTCTCCGCCTTGGCGGCGGCCTCGGCGGCCTCCTTCTCGGCGGCGGCCAGCGCCTCGGCGGCGGCCTTGGACTCGACCTGGTCCTGCTGCTGCTCGGCCTGCGCCATGATGCGGGCGCGCAGCGCCTCGCCGGCGTCGGTGGTGCCCTGCCCGGAGTCGGCGGCGGTGACGCCGATGCCGCTGAGCGGGGTGGCAGCGACCTCCGGGGCCTCGGCCTCGGTGTCGTCGGAGATGAGCGAGCCGACGTTCGGCAGGTCGGGCATGGAGATGGAGACCGGCGGCTTGCCGGTCTGCGCGGTGGCCATGCCGCCCGCGCCGACGGCGGCTATGACACCGACGCCCAGCACGGTGGAGCTGCGGGCGAGTCCGCCGCGCTGCTTGGTGACGCGATGCCGGCCGCGTACGGGGCGAATGGATTCCGCAGT includes:
- the lhgO gene encoding L-2-hydroxyglutarate oxidase — encoded protein: MRKIAYDCDVLVIGGGIVGLSTAYAITRRAPGTHVTVLEKEAGPARHQTGRNSGVIHSGIYYRPGSLKARYAVRGAAELVKFCAEYDIAHAVTGKLIVATDRAELPRLHALVQRGRENGIPVRELGAAQIAEYEPQVRGLAAIHVGTTGICDFTGVARRLADASGAEIRYGARVVRVDRRPELGVAVRTADGTVVRARVLVNCAGLHCDEIARLTGDDPQMRIIPFRGEYYDLRRPELVRGLVYPVPDPAFPFLGVHLTRGIDGSVHVGPNAVPALAREGYGWGVVRPRELGTTLAWPGAWQLARRHWRYGAGELRRSLSKAAFTEAVRRLLPAVTAADLEPAAAGVRAQAVLRDGTLADDFLIQEAPRTVHVLNAPSPAATASLPIGREVARRALAALEER
- the trmB gene encoding tRNA (guanosine(46)-N7)-methyltransferase TrmB — protein: MSDSLNAAPAPRRPKGAPRFPEGPQADPAGSHFERRIRSFQPRRSRVTAGQADALRRLWPRWGFDIDGSRVLDLAELFGNGNPVVLEIGFGMGEATAQMAAADPGTNILAVDVHTPGQGNLLGLADRGGLTNIRVGNGDAIILLREMLAPDSLDGLRVYFPDPWPKKRHHKRRLIQPAFLSLAATRLRPGALLHCATDWEPYAEQMLEVLTAHPDFENTQPDGGFAPRPEFRPLTRFEGQGLDKGHVVNDLLFRRVPHTTSAQPPADA
- a CDS encoding PrsW family intramembrane metalloprotease, producing the protein MPPGEAVPGAPAAGAPVPGAHRPAHWWQRPWVRYGALITLLALSGLVILALVREETGTEGFLVGLGLAVLPVPLLVAAFRWLDRVEPGPWRNLVFAFAWGACAAALIAIVANSFATQWIATATADPAGADTLGATVIAPVVEESAKAAAILLLFLFRRRDFTGIVDGVVIAGVTATGFAFTENILYLGTAFGTDQMQGDSGIASVTAATFFVRIVMSPFAHPLFTVFTGIGFGIAALSGPRQRTRRLLLPPCGLLLAMGMHALWNGSASFGGFAFLAVYAAFMVPAFGLLTWLVIWTRQRELRTVREELPAYVAAGWLGPAEPFALGSMRARRLARDHARHHLGKPAARAVTEYEAYATSLAFLRHRGRRGRAGADFVPRERELLHELWRRREAARPALEYAARMTAPPVPVMMPWPPQPGPGAPYPAYPAYQPPHPVQRTPQTVYQAPYPAWNPYRT
- a CDS encoding M23 family metallopeptidase, coding for MASNRPAPEAPFVPGQRTADPADTFVYGDQRTDEGPWEEWNPTAESIRPVRGRHRVTKQRGGLARSSTVLGVGVIAAVGAGGMATAQTGKPPVSISMPDLPNVGSLISDDTEAEAPEVAATPLSGIGVTAADSGQGTTDAGEALRARIMAQAEQQQDQVESKAAAEALAAAEKEAAEAAAKAEKEAEAKAAAAKKAAEEEARKKAEAERLAELAKQYTLPTSSYVLTASYGQAGAMWSSGYHTGLDFAAPTGTLIKAVHSGTITEAGWDGPYGYKTVLTLEDGTEILYAHQSSIGVSVGQKVTTGEVIGRVGATGNVSGAHLHMEVHTAAGGALDPMAWLRSKGLTP